A region of Sphingomonas sp. DNA encodes the following proteins:
- a CDS encoding glutamate synthase subunit beta, translated as MTTNPTGFLEIERKDRAYRPVAERLAHWREFVEPLPGDGIVRQAERCMDCGVPFCHTGCPVSNFIPDWNDLVGRDQWRAALDRLHATNNFPEFTGRVCPAPCEAACTLNLQDTPVTIKTIECEIVDRGWREGWVTPRNADRGTGKRIAIVGSGPAGLACAQQLARAGHSPTVFEKADKAGGLLRYGIPDFKLEKDLIDRRVAQMEVEGVIFRTNIEVGVTVSVDRLMDDYDVLVLAGGAEQPRDLPVPGRALDGVHFAMDYLTQANRRVAGLPEANAPILATGRHVIVIGGGDTGSDCIGTANRQGAASVTQLEILPEPPAHENKALTWPLWPMKLRTSSSQEEGAEREFSVTTSRLEGQDGRVTALVCAQADKEIVLKADLVLLAMGFTGTPLDGVAGKAGVELTPRDAIATAPGRYDTSRPNIFACGDMRRGQSLIVWAIREGRDCAAAVHAHLVAEATP; from the coding sequence ATGACCACCAACCCCACCGGCTTCCTCGAGATCGAACGCAAGGACCGCGCCTACCGCCCCGTCGCGGAGCGCCTTGCCCACTGGCGCGAGTTCGTCGAACCGCTGCCCGGCGACGGCATCGTCCGGCAGGCCGAGCGCTGCATGGATTGCGGCGTGCCCTTCTGCCACACCGGCTGCCCGGTCAGCAATTTCATCCCCGACTGGAACGATCTGGTCGGCCGCGACCAGTGGCGCGCGGCCCTCGACCGCCTCCACGCGACCAACAATTTCCCCGAATTCACCGGCCGCGTCTGTCCCGCTCCGTGCGAGGCGGCCTGCACGCTCAACCTTCAGGACACGCCCGTCACCATCAAGACGATCGAGTGCGAGATCGTCGATCGCGGCTGGCGGGAGGGGTGGGTCACGCCCCGCAACGCCGATCGCGGCACCGGCAAGCGCATCGCCATCGTCGGCTCCGGCCCGGCCGGCCTCGCCTGCGCGCAGCAACTCGCCCGCGCCGGCCATTCGCCGACCGTGTTCGAAAAGGCCGACAAGGCGGGCGGCCTGCTCCGCTACGGCATTCCCGACTTCAAGCTCGAAAAGGACCTGATCGACCGGCGCGTCGCCCAGATGGAGGTAGAGGGCGTCATCTTCCGCACCAATATCGAGGTCGGCGTCACCGTCTCGGTCGATCGGCTGATGGACGATTATGACGTGCTCGTCCTCGCCGGCGGCGCCGAGCAGCCCCGCGACCTCCCCGTGCCGGGCCGCGCGCTGGACGGCGTCCATTTCGCGATGGACTATCTGACGCAGGCCAACCGGCGCGTCGCCGGCCTGCCGGAGGCGAACGCGCCGATCCTGGCGACGGGCAGGCATGTGATCGTGATCGGCGGCGGCGACACCGGCTCCGACTGCATCGGCACCGCCAACCGCCAGGGCGCGGCCAGCGTCACCCAGCTCGAAATCCTGCCCGAGCCCCCGGCCCACGAGAACAAGGCGCTCACCTGGCCGCTCTGGCCGATGAAGCTGCGCACCTCCTCCTCGCAGGAGGAAGGCGCGGAACGCGAATTCTCCGTCACCACCTCCCGCCTCGAAGGCCAGGACGGCCGCGTCACCGCTTTGGTCTGCGCGCAGGCGGACAAGGAGATCGTGCTCAAGGCCGATCTCGTCCTCCTCGCGATGGGCTTCACCGGCACGCCGCTGGACGGCGTCGCGGGCAAAGCGGGCGTCGAACTGACCCCCCGCGACGCGATCGCCACCGCCCCCGGCCGCTACGACACGTCGCGCCCCAACATCTTCGCCTGCGGCGACATGCGTCGCGGCCAGAGCCTCATCGTCTGGGCCATCCGCGAAGGCCGCGACTGCGCCGCGGCGGTGCACGCTCACCTGGTGGCGGAGGCGACGCCATAA
- the gltB gene encoding glutamate synthase large subunit, translating to MGFVAHVRNMSSNAIIAQGLHILANLDHRGGVGADPLMGDGAGCLIQIPDALFRDWAEKARLSLPARGDYAVAMCFLPRDAASRQAAVERFERFIRIEGQVLVGWRDVPVDTAGLGAAVLESMPVIAQAVVARGPNVRDQDAFERKLLAIRKQTLNPLEAEALKRDLPGLPDFYIASFSSRTLVYKGMLLANQVGGFYTDLGNPLTVSALAMVHQRFSTNTFPSWRLAHPYRLIAHNGEINTVRGNVNWMNARRRTLESPLLGADLDKMWPIIPHGQSDTACLDNALELLIAGGYSLPHAMMLLIPEAWSGDARMEPKRRAFYEYHAALMEPWDGPAAIAFTDGRQIGATLDRNGLRPARFVVTDDDLVVMASESGVLPIPEEKIVRKWRLQPGKMLLIDLEEGRIVEDAEVKAKLADEEPYGDWLAATQFDVRDLPPGCNPIRRPPDDNVFRRTQMGFGYTEEDLKFFLAPMGALADDPVGSMGTDTPPAVLSDKPRLLYDYFKQNFAQVTNPPIDPIRESLVMSLVTMIGPRPNLLGHQAGSHKRLEAAQPILTNEDLEKIRSIHETLDGAFRTQTLDATWPKGGDVQSLEAALQRLCWEATEAVLADINMLILSDRAASAERIPIPAALATGAVHHHLIRQGLRMQTGLVVETGEAREVHHMCVLAGYGAEAVNPWLAFDTIDDLCARGRIALPPEKARANYIKALGKGMLKVMSKMGISTFQSYCGAQIFDSIGLAQPLVDRYFTGTATTVEGIGLAGLAEETARRHRLAWGDEDTLLDMGGLYGQRAGGEAHAWTFDSIANLQHAVRGNLPDKYRAFAAEINARDRRLLTLRGLLDFRPAGPAVPLDEVEPASEIVKRFATGAMSFGSISREAHTNLAIAMNRIGGKSNTGEGGEEPERFGTAERSAIKQVASGRFGVTAEYLVNADDIQIKVAQGAKPGEGGQLPGHKVDRHIASVRHSTPGVGLISPPPHHDIYSIEDLAQLIHDLRSVNPPARISVKLVSEVGVGTVAAGVAKCLADHVTISGYEGGTGASPLTSLTHAGLPWEIGLAETQQTLVRNGLRGRICVQADGGLRTGRDVAVAALLGADEFGFATAPLIASGCVMMRKCHLNTCPVGIATQDPVLRARFTGQPGHVVNYFFYVAEELRGIMAALGLRSLDEMIGRADLLDAASAEAHWKAQGVELGRLLHVAEGDARRNDAPIPHAPVARLDARMVELLDRPMPARIEMDVTNIDRSVGAFVSGEIARRHGHAGLPEGSLHALLTGTAGQSFGAFLARGVTLELIGDGNDYVGKGLSGGRLIVRPPEAAPREAAANIVVGNTCLYGAIEGEAYFSGVAGERFAVRNSGAVAVVEGTGDHGCEYMTGGLVVVLGPVGRNFAAGMSGGIAWVWDPQAELEGSCNRAGVELEAVEDADRLRALVENHRKLTGSKRAAELLADWPAALARFVQVMPVEYRRALAGLKAEAA from the coding sequence ATGGGCTTCGTCGCGCATGTAAGGAACATGAGCTCCAACGCGATCATCGCGCAGGGCCTCCACATTCTCGCCAATCTCGATCATCGCGGCGGCGTCGGCGCCGATCCGCTGATGGGCGACGGCGCCGGCTGCCTGATCCAGATCCCCGACGCCCTGTTCCGAGACTGGGCGGAAAAAGCGCGGCTCAGCCTGCCCGCAAGAGGCGATTATGCCGTGGCGATGTGCTTCCTGCCCCGCGATGCGGCGAGCCGGCAGGCGGCGGTCGAGCGGTTCGAGCGGTTTATCCGGATCGAGGGGCAGGTGCTGGTCGGCTGGCGCGACGTGCCTGTCGATACGGCCGGACTGGGCGCGGCGGTGCTTGAATCGATGCCGGTCATCGCCCAGGCGGTCGTGGCGCGCGGGCCGAATGTCCGGGACCAGGACGCGTTCGAGCGCAAGCTGCTCGCGATCCGCAAGCAGACTCTCAATCCACTGGAGGCCGAAGCGCTGAAGCGCGATCTGCCCGGCCTGCCGGATTTCTACATCGCGTCCTTCTCCAGCCGGACGCTCGTCTACAAGGGTATGCTGCTCGCGAACCAGGTGGGCGGTTTCTACACCGACCTTGGCAATCCGCTGACAGTGTCGGCGCTGGCCATGGTGCATCAGCGCTTCTCGACCAACACCTTCCCGTCCTGGCGGCTCGCGCATCCCTACCGCCTCATTGCGCACAACGGCGAGATCAACACGGTGCGCGGCAACGTGAACTGGATGAACGCGCGCCGTCGCACGCTCGAATCGCCTTTGCTCGGCGCCGATCTCGACAAGATGTGGCCGATCATCCCGCACGGCCAGTCGGACACCGCCTGCCTCGACAACGCGCTCGAGCTGCTGATCGCCGGCGGCTATTCGCTGCCGCACGCGATGATGCTGCTCATCCCGGAGGCCTGGTCGGGCGACGCGCGGATGGAGCCGAAGCGCCGCGCCTTCTACGAATATCATGCCGCCCTGATGGAGCCGTGGGACGGCCCCGCCGCCATCGCCTTCACCGACGGGCGCCAGATCGGCGCCACGCTGGACCGCAACGGCCTACGCCCGGCGCGCTTCGTCGTCACCGACGACGACCTCGTCGTCATGGCCTCCGAATCCGGCGTGCTGCCGATCCCGGAGGAGAAGATCGTCCGCAAGTGGCGGCTCCAGCCCGGCAAGATGCTGCTCATCGACCTGGAGGAAGGCCGGATCGTCGAGGACGCGGAGGTCAAGGCGAAGCTGGCCGACGAGGAGCCCTATGGCGACTGGCTGGCCGCGACCCAGTTCGACGTCCGCGACCTGCCGCCCGGCTGCAACCCGATCCGCCGCCCGCCGGACGACAATGTGTTTCGCCGCACCCAGATGGGTTTCGGCTATACCGAGGAGGATTTGAAATTCTTCCTCGCGCCGATGGGCGCGCTGGCGGACGATCCGGTCGGATCGATGGGAACGGACACGCCGCCCGCCGTGCTCTCGGACAAGCCGCGTTTGCTCTACGACTATTTCAAACAGAATTTCGCGCAGGTGACGAACCCGCCGATCGACCCGATCCGCGAGAGCCTCGTGATGAGCCTCGTCACCATGATCGGCCCGCGCCCCAACCTGCTCGGCCACCAGGCCGGCTCGCACAAGCGCCTCGAGGCGGCGCAGCCGATCCTCACCAACGAGGATCTGGAGAAGATCCGCTCGATCCACGAGACGCTGGACGGTGCCTTCCGCACCCAGACGCTCGACGCCACCTGGCCGAAAGGCGGGGACGTCCAGTCGCTCGAAGCCGCGCTGCAACGGCTCTGCTGGGAAGCGACCGAAGCGGTGCTCGCCGACATCAACATGCTGATCCTCTCCGATCGCGCCGCGAGCGCGGAGCGCATCCCGATCCCGGCGGCGCTCGCCACCGGCGCGGTCCATCATCACCTGATCCGCCAGGGCCTCCGGATGCAGACCGGCCTCGTCGTCGAGACCGGCGAGGCGCGCGAGGTCCATCATATGTGCGTCCTCGCCGGCTATGGCGCGGAGGCGGTCAATCCCTGGCTCGCCTTCGACACGATCGACGACCTCTGCGCGCGCGGCCGGATCGCGCTGCCGCCGGAGAAAGCGCGGGCCAATTACATCAAGGCGCTCGGCAAGGGCATGCTGAAGGTGATGTCCAAGATGGGCATCTCGACCTTCCAGTCCTATTGCGGCGCGCAGATCTTCGATTCGATCGGCCTCGCCCAGCCGTTGGTCGACCGCTATTTCACCGGCACCGCGACGACGGTGGAAGGCATCGGCCTCGCCGGCCTCGCCGAGGAGACGGCGCGCCGCCACCGCCTCGCCTGGGGCGATGAGGACACGCTGCTTGACATGGGCGGCCTCTACGGCCAGCGCGCCGGCGGCGAGGCGCATGCCTGGACGTTCGACAGCATCGCGAACCTCCAGCACGCGGTGCGCGGCAACCTGCCGGACAAGTACCGGGCCTTCGCAGCGGAGATCAACGCGCGGGACCGCCGACTGCTCACCCTGCGCGGCCTGCTCGATTTCCGCCCCGCCGGCCCGGCCGTCCCGCTCGACGAGGTCGAGCCCGCCAGCGAGATCGTGAAGCGTTTCGCCACCGGCGCGATGAGCTTCGGCTCGATCAGCCGCGAGGCGCACACCAATCTCGCCATCGCGATGAACCGGATCGGCGGCAAGTCCAACACCGGCGAGGGCGGCGAGGAGCCGGAGCGTTTCGGCACCGCCGAACGCTCGGCGATCAAGCAGGTCGCCTCGGGCCGGTTCGGCGTCACCGCCGAATATCTGGTCAATGCCGACGACATCCAGATCAAGGTCGCGCAGGGCGCCAAGCCGGGCGAGGGGGGACAACTGCCAGGCCACAAGGTCGACAGGCATATTGCCAGCGTCCGCCATTCCACGCCCGGCGTCGGCCTGATCTCGCCGCCGCCGCATCACGACATCTATTCGATCGAGGATCTGGCCCAGCTCATCCACGATCTGCGCTCGGTCAATCCGCCGGCGCGCATCTCGGTGAAGCTGGTCAGCGAGGTCGGCGTCGGCACGGTCGCGGCCGGCGTCGCCAAGTGCCTCGCCGATCATGTCACCATTTCGGGCTATGAGGGCGGCACCGGCGCCTCGCCGCTCACCTCGCTGACCCATGCCGGCCTTCCCTGGGAGATCGGCCTCGCCGAGACCCAGCAGACTTTGGTCCGCAACGGCCTGCGCGGGCGCATCTGCGTGCAGGCGGACGGCGGCCTGCGCACCGGTCGGGACGTCGCCGTCGCCGCCTTGCTCGGCGCCGACGAGTTCGGCTTCGCCACCGCGCCCTTGATCGCGTCGGGCTGCGTGATGATGCGCAAATGCCATCTCAACACCTGCCCGGTCGGCATCGCGACGCAGGACCCGGTGCTGCGCGCCCGCTTCACCGGCCAGCCCGGGCATGTCGTCAATTATTTCTTCTACGTCGCCGAGGAGCTGCGCGGGATCATGGCCGCGCTCGGCCTCAGGAGCCTCGACGAAATGATCGGCCGCGCCGACCTGCTCGACGCCGCGTCGGCCGAGGCGCACTGGAAGGCGCAGGGCGTCGAGCTCGGCCGGCTGCTCCACGTCGCCGAGGGCGATGCGCGCCGCAACGACGCGCCGATCCCCCACGCGCCGGTCGCCAGGCTCGACGCGCGCATGGTCGAATTGCTCGACCGCCCGATGCCGGCGCGGATCGAGATGGACGTGACCAATATCGACCGTTCGGTCGGCGCCTTCGTCTCCGGCGAGATCGCCCGGCGGCACGGCCATGCCGGCCTGCCCGAAGGCAGCCTTCACGCCCTGCTCACCGGCACGGCGGGCCAGAGCTTCGGCGCCTTCCTCGCGCGCGGCGTGACGCTGGAGCTGATCGGCGACGGCAACGATTATGTCGGCAAGGGCCTCAGCGGCGGTCGCCTGATCGTCCGCCCGCCCGAGGCCGCGCCGCGCGAGGCCGCCGCCAACATCGTCGTCGGCAACACCTGCCTCTACGGCGCGATCGAGGGCGAGGCCTATTTCTCCGGCGTCGCGGGCGAGCGTTTCGCGGTGCGCAATTCCGGCGCGGTCGCGGTGGTCGAGGGCACCGGCGATCATGGCTGCGAATATATGACGGGCGGTCTGGTCGTCGTGCTCGGCCCCGTGGGCCGCAATTTCGCCGCCGGCATGTCGGGCGGCATCGCCTGGGTCTGGGATCCGCAGGCCGAGCTGGAAGGAAGCTGCAACCGCGCCGGCGTCGAGCTGGAGGCGGTCGAGGATGCCGATCGCCTGCGCGCCTTGGTCGAAAACCACCGCAAGCTCACCGGCAGCAAGCGCGCCGCCGAACTGCTCGCCGACTGGCCGGCCGCGCTTGCCCGGTTCGTCCAGGTGATGCCGGTCGAATATCGCCGCGCCCTCGCCGGCCTGAAGGCGGAGGCCGCCTGA
- a CDS encoding toll/interleukin-1 receptor domain-containing protein, protein MTEMRLPPVGFWSYARQDNDLSNGKLSSLRILLVSELQQQYGREQIRLFQDITTIPIGADWESEISGYLRDATFFIPIITPNFIQSEWCCREVSIFLDRQAGLFVTYPDLPRRSRIFPLYLIDIEGVDAFDPNALATLKTLQWFDFRHLRHSNYESEAARKALSELAASMRTLLQMRITTAPHTEKPAAPSAKSAPAAARASASESATATIGAPQAKAMARTQEKGSSLFGRWTGWTTEHRNRLLLALPGLAALILIWLLVRSGGGDADTTPEASIAETATPIKSTVERVEPQNWLYGRWGINGNCSSPMVISGAPGRLVIEFGGNRHERSTRGASAAWVVTDGGTYTRIGTVVRAREQDIDYEMTRCPN, encoded by the coding sequence ATGACTGAAATGCGCCTACCTCCCGTCGGTTTCTGGAGCTATGCGCGCCAGGACAACGATCTATCGAACGGCAAGCTGAGCAGCCTGCGTATCTTGCTCGTGTCCGAACTGCAGCAGCAATATGGACGGGAGCAGATTCGGCTGTTCCAAGATATCACCACGATTCCGATCGGCGCGGACTGGGAAAGCGAGATTTCGGGCTATTTGAGGGACGCAACCTTTTTCATCCCGATCATCACGCCAAACTTTATTCAGAGCGAATGGTGCTGCCGCGAGGTGTCGATTTTTCTCGATCGCCAGGCAGGGCTGTTCGTAACTTATCCGGACCTCCCACGACGAAGTCGTATCTTTCCTTTATATCTTATCGATATCGAGGGAGTGGACGCATTTGATCCGAATGCCCTTGCGACCCTTAAAACATTGCAATGGTTCGACTTCCGACACTTGCGGCACAGCAACTACGAGAGCGAGGCAGCTCGCAAGGCTTTGTCCGAACTCGCCGCGAGCATGCGCACCTTGCTCCAGATGAGGATCACCACTGCGCCGCATACCGAGAAACCCGCTGCGCCGAGCGCGAAATCCGCGCCCGCCGCAGCGCGCGCTTCCGCCTCGGAATCGGCCACCGCTACAATCGGCGCGCCGCAAGCCAAAGCCATGGCGAGGACGCAGGAAAAGGGGTCGAGTCTATTTGGACGATGGACTGGATGGACGACCGAACACAGAAATCGGCTGTTGCTTGCGCTTCCAGGGCTTGCTGCATTGATCCTGATTTGGCTGCTGGTGCGATCGGGGGGAGGTGACGCTGATACCACGCCGGAAGCCTCAATCGCCGAGACGGCGACGCCCATCAAATCTACAGTCGAGCGCGTCGAACCGCAAAACTGGCTTTACGGCCGATGGGGGATTAACGGCAACTGCTCGTCCCCAATGGTGATTTCCGGCGCTCCGGGCCGGCTCGTGATCGAGTTTGGGGGGAACCGCCATGAACGCTCGACTAGGGGAGCCTCGGCTGCCTGGGTAGTAACGGATGGAGGAACCTACACGCGCATAGGCACCGTCGTCAGAGCCCGCGAGCAGGATATCGACTACGAGATGACCCGATGCCCAAATTGA
- a CDS encoding TolC family protein, whose translation MTRFALAALAALALGGCMVGPNHVDPMPAAPAQDPFVGTASPAFTGDEPAGRWWSLFADPELDALVEQALTHNTDLRVAAANLRRARAALRETRSGLLPSTDITAGATYSQQSAQGPNAFPGAGDPQESYDIGIDVGYQVDLFGRIRRAIQASRADADSVQAAFDLARVTVAAETTRAYADACGAGRQLAVARESLRVQERTFDLTRRLFEGGRATALDTNQAGSQLDQTRAALPTLEARRQTALFRLATLTGRPPAEFPPAVAACEASPALAAPIPVGDGAGLLARRPDLRAAERDLAAATARVGVATAALYPSISIGGSVGTTADSPGALFSGDSLRFSIGPLISWQFPDIFAARQRVRQAEASADAALARFDGAWLTALRETESALTNYARELDRVTALTRARDQSAEAARIARLRYQAGRESFQVVLDAERVLAQTDAALAQSEAQRSDNLVTLFLALGGGWQDAPPVVERSIRDP comes from the coding sequence ATGACCCGCTTCGCTCTCGCCGCGCTCGCGGCGCTCGCGCTCGGCGGCTGCATGGTCGGGCCCAATCATGTCGATCCGATGCCGGCCGCGCCGGCGCAGGATCCGTTCGTCGGCACCGCCTCGCCCGCCTTTACCGGCGACGAGCCGGCCGGGCGCTGGTGGAGCCTCTTCGCCGATCCCGAGCTCGACGCGCTGGTCGAACAGGCGCTGACCCACAATACCGACCTGCGCGTCGCCGCCGCCAATCTGCGCCGCGCTCGTGCGGCGCTTCGGGAAACGCGCTCGGGCCTGCTGCCCTCGACCGACATCACGGCGGGCGCCACTTATTCGCAGCAGTCGGCGCAGGGGCCCAACGCCTTCCCGGGCGCCGGCGATCCGCAGGAAAGCTACGATATCGGCATCGACGTCGGCTATCAGGTCGACCTGTTCGGCCGCATCCGCCGTGCCATCCAGGCGAGCCGGGCCGATGCGGATTCGGTGCAGGCCGCCTTCGATCTCGCCCGCGTCACCGTCGCCGCCGAAACGACCCGGGCCTATGCCGATGCGTGCGGCGCCGGGCGCCAGCTCGCCGTCGCGCGGGAAAGCCTGCGGGTGCAGGAGCGGACCTTCGATCTCACCCGCCGCCTGTTCGAGGGCGGCCGGGCGACCGCGCTCGACACCAACCAGGCGGGATCGCAGCTCGATCAGACCCGCGCCGCCTTGCCCACGCTGGAGGCGCGCCGCCAGACCGCTTTGTTCCGCCTCGCGACCCTGACCGGCCGTCCGCCCGCCGAATTCCCGCCGGCCGTCGCCGCCTGCGAAGCCTCGCCCGCTCTGGCCGCGCCGATCCCGGTCGGCGACGGCGCGGGCCTGCTCGCCCGCCGCCCCGACCTGCGCGCCGCCGAGCGCGATCTCGCCGCCGCCACAGCGCGGGTCGGCGTCGCCACCGCCGCGCTCTATCCCAGCATAAGCATCGGCGGCTCGGTCGGAACCACCGCCGATTCGCCCGGTGCGCTCTTCTCCGGCGATTCGCTGCGCTTCAGCATCGGCCCGCTCATTTCCTGGCAATTCCCCGACATCTTCGCCGCGCGCCAGCGGGTGCGGCAGGCCGAGGCGTCGGCGGACGCCGCGCTGGCGCGCTTCGACGGCGCCTGGCTCACCGCCCTGCGCGAGACGGAAAGCGCGCTCACCAACTATGCTCGCGAGCTGGACCGCGTCACGGCGTTGACCCGCGCACGCGACCAGAGCGCCGAAGCCGCCCGTATCGCGCGGCTGCGCTACCAGGCCGGGCGAGAGAGCTTCCAGGTCGTGCTCGATGCCGAGCGCGTGCTCGCCCAGACCGATGCCGCGCTCGCCCAGTCGGAAGCGCAGCGCTCGGACAATCTCGTCACCTTGTTCCTGGCGCTGGGCGGCGGCTGGCAGGACGCGCCGCCGGTCGTCGAGCGGTCGATCCGCGATCCTTAG